One region of Chitinophaga varians genomic DNA includes:
- a CDS encoding TlpA family protein disulfide reductase, producing the protein MKYIFFIALAAVWPARYSFAQDLRPTVTHRLSVGDTVPDISFTRWNDNKIIKLSDFTGQVVILDFWATWCGSCIRMFPKNDSLETQYAGRVKFLLVNSIRSTQDSARHLNNFFHRWQKQRGQPFSLTTVPYDTTAFQLFPHIFLPHYVWISPNRKVIGITDSEAVTAANIRKALQGMILTAPIKGDRYDTDN; encoded by the coding sequence ATGAAGTACATTTTCTTCATCGCGCTGGCCGCCGTCTGGCCGGCACGTTATTCTTTTGCTCAGGATCTCCGCCCAACAGTGACACATCGGCTATCTGTAGGCGATACTGTACCGGACATTTCATTTACCCGTTGGAATGACAACAAAATTATCAAGCTCAGTGATTTTACCGGGCAGGTGGTGATCCTCGATTTTTGGGCGACATGGTGCGGAAGTTGCATCCGAATGTTTCCCAAAAACGATTCACTGGAAACCCAGTATGCCGGGCGAGTAAAATTTCTGTTAGTTAATAGCATCCGCTCTACCCAGGACAGCGCCCGCCACCTGAACAACTTTTTCCACCGGTGGCAAAAACAAAGGGGCCAGCCGTTCTCCCTTACTACTGTACCCTATGACACAACAGCTTTCCAACTGTTCCCCCACATATTTCTGCCGCATTATGTATGGATTTCGCCTAACCGCAAAGTAATAGGCATCACGGATTCCGAGGCTGTAACGGCAGCAAACATAAGAAAGGCACTACAAGGAATGATTCTAACCGCACCGATTAAAGGCGACCGATACGATACGGACAATTGA